The genomic DNA TGATGATGTTACATCGGCACTGTTTCCTACCAGCTGAGCATCGTGTCGTGATGAGTCATCATCGTCTTCCACTCTCTGTTCCGGTGGAGCCTGTTTTTGCACCTTTGGTTTGCCAAATCCAATAGACGTTCGAATAATGACCGGCTCCGAACTAACCTCAGCGTGATCCGTTTCGTCGTGCATGTGTTGATACTTCGATGGATGATGATCGTTCACGCCCCGTTTGGTGATGAATGTGTGTGGCTCATCTACTGAATCCTCCGTCTGTTGATCAATTTCCATAGGACGAGATTCGGCCATGAGTTCAGCCGAAGAAGTCACCCGGGCTTTAGATGGTGTGCTAACAGTTTTAGCTTTTGTAGCAAGTGTACTCCTGGCTGATTTGCGCGCAGCAGATTCTTCATCCGCCGTAGGAGAGGAGCCGGGAGCAGATTCGCCATCTTCGAAACCATACATTTTCTTCGGCTTGATTTTCCTTCCCGATCGGGAAACTGATCCATCAACCGATGCATTGCTGTCCGTTTGGGCAACTAGACGGCCCTTCAGTTTCGGAGTTTGTTCGGTATCATCCCTGGTTGTCATGGCTTTTCTCTTCATTGGGGACATCATTGTGTCGAGGGAGGAATCTTCTGTGCTTTCCGCTTTCCTTTTCCTGCTGTTATCAGCAGTTTGTTCGGTAGTTTTTTCATCCTGCTCAAAATCAAACACTTTTTTCGGCTTTATCTTGCGTCCAGAACGCGAAATAACTTCTTCCGCTGCTGTAGATTCGGCAGATTCTATGTTGTCCTCAGCGCTGTATTTCAGCAAACGACGACGATCTGGCGTTTTTGCAGCAGCTCGCTGTGCTGTCGGACTTTCTGCTACCGTTGCAGCCTGGAGCATTGATTTGCCAGCCCTTCGGCCTGGAGTTTTCTGGACCGTCTCTTTCTCCGGGACCGGACTTTCACTGCGAGGTGATTTGGACGATTCGCTAGGGGGGTTCGCGATGGATTTGCCGGCTCGCCGTCCCGGAgtttgtgctgtttttttggaCGTTTTTGATTCTGTTTCGCACGTCGCGTCTCTTGGCGGTGCCATTGATTTGGCCCGACGACCGGGTGTTTTCGGCAGTATGTTTGCAGTTGCTGCATTGAGCAAAGACTTTTCCATCCGTTTTCCCGGCGTCGACGGATGAGTTGGTTCTGCAGGAGGCGCCTCTGTACTGAACAAGGATGTTACACCTCGTCGTCTGGTCGTTGAAACGGTCTCTTGTTCCGGTTCGCCCGAAGGTGCCACAGACTTTGCACGGCGGCCCGGTGTCTTCCGGCTGACTTTGTTGCCGCCCTCTTCGACATCGTCCTCCAGAGTAATATTCTTCATTGCCGACTTTGCCGGCGTTTTGGTTCGACCGGGAGTTTTTGTCGGCTTGTCCTTGACCGGCTCATCGTGTTCCGGCACAGCATTTTTACGCGACGGACTGCTTAGCACATCACTGTCAAACTCCGCTAACTTGGCCGGGATTTTTATCTTCCGTCCAGATTTCGAGATACCGACGCCGTCGTCCACGATACTTTCCTTAGCTGTCTTCCCCTTAGGAGTGTCCACTTTGCCagagtttgttgttttgatctCGGCTATAGTTTTGCGAGAACCGCGTACCTCTTCCGTGGCGCTGATGCTCTGCCCCTTTGTTGTCGCACGTTTGACAGGCGTAGTGGCGTGTCCCGGTTCGGAGGCTGTTTGTGCCCGCACAGCGACGGATTTTCTCGGTTCGGAAGAAGGTGATGCACTCACTACCCGATCCGGCGAGTCAAGGTGCGCTGGGCGCTTTACctttcgaccggactttgtgACAGCATCTTTAGCAATGGcttccagctgctgctgctgctttgggTTACGCTTTTTTGGTGTCGATTCCGATTCGTCTGAAAGTAAACATAGGCGCATCGGCAACGTAGTTGGTCAACTATTGGACACAGCATACAAATTTTAACCGGAGAAGTTCACCTACCCAAACGATTCATTGCTGGCGGCAGTAGTCGGAACAACTCGAAAGAAGGCGCAAAGGAAACTTTTGCTTGTACACAATAGAACCACGCAACACACTATAGCGTTATCGGCAAACGACACACTGTTGTGAACGGAATGATATGCCTTATTGCTCAATTACGCTATCCGTCACTAGCGCAAACCCGTCCGATTAACGAAAGCTAGCTAATTACACGATTGAGTTAGAAGAACGGATCAAAATTACGTTTTTTTACGCTGCTTTCGCTGCAGTGGCTGCTCAAGCTACTGTGGCAAGTTTGATCTTTGTTATATGTccgttttttcgtttgctgaaATTCGTTTGCAACCGACAACTGTAGTTCTTCCGATTGCCGTCACAATACTAGCGCCACGTAACGACGTTACGAACGTCAAATATCAATGTCATACGaatttgaattatttcaaACGTTCAGTtacttttttgtagttgtgtGATGTCAATGCAAATCAAAATTCCCAGCATatatagttaaaaaaaacttcacaaCACTGTTCGTTGCTTAACGAGAAGAATTAAATGGCAAAATAACGTTTCTAATGGGATCAAAGACGATTGAAAACAATTAGAGTGAAATATTAGGTCATTTTATTGAAGTGCACTAAGCAAACAATATTCTTGATGATATACGTATTTTCATGTACAGATACGAATGCAAGCCAAGCATTTGCAGGCCGAGTGAAATGAGAAGAACAcgataaattgaaaatttaaataaataataaaaaaaaaacaatccatcaTTGTGCCCTTTGGATGGAAGCGTTACCATCGCTACGAGACGTTACGTGAAATTCCAGTACTCGTTGATTTGAAAGCAACCATTCCGCACAGCTGTCAAATCGTCGAGAGCGGTGAAAGAACAAGCGTGGGAAAAACGTGGATCGCGCTCTATACATAAGCTATTCAGACGTGCAGCGTATTTTTCCTTGATTGAATTATTGAAATTTGTCCGTGCATTGCATATATTCGTTGTTTTCAAGTGTTATAACTGTGTGAAGCGAACATTCCATCATGAATCAGGACGAGGACGTCCCGACAAGAGGTAGGATTCGTAAATTTTCATGCATCGTCTTGCCGGTCTCGATACCGTACCGATTTGCGGAATTTGCATTCTTTGTCTTTACAGTCACCCGTGGTGCTCTTCGTCGGCGTTCGGTCGACCAGGAAGCAACACCACAGAAACCGGCCGGTGCTGCCGTAAGCGTAACGCCAAAGAAAACGAATAGCACTACCAAGCGGTCTACTGCGTTGAACGCGATACAGGAAAGTGACGGTGGTCGTCCGTCCACGCCAATCGTCGGTCGCACCACTCGTCGCCGAATGTCGGAAACCATCGACACCCCAACATCGTTGCCCAACAAATTGGTACAGAACCTCAAGGAAGCGGAATCGACGAGCTCCGAACCAGGCAGACGTTCGCGTAATACTTCTCTTACCGAGGAGAACTTGAACGAGCTAAACGCAACCTACGAGGGAAACAGCACGACGCTCACAACCCGTTCCCGTACGCCCGCTCGTCTCCGTGCGTCTCACGAAGCGCTGGCTTCGATTGGATCGCCCCAACCCGTAATTGGCGTACGTCGCTCCACTCGGCGCAACAGCATAACCTCGGATGATGGAAACAGTTCGGTACAGTCGCTTCCGGTTACTGGTTCGAAGCTGGGACCCAGCGTACGTGCTCTAAAGGATGACACCATTATTGAGGAAGACGACAGGGACGATCGCGCGGAATCCGTATCGTCCGATACATCCACACGCCAAACACGAGCACAATCGGCTTTATCGACAGTATCTTTGTCTGCTGCTAGCCCCCGCAGTTCTCCGGCAAGTCCAGTGTTGAGTATTAAAGGCGAATCAACACCACCGCGCGTTAGCAAAACGCCGCGCGTTGCCATAACCCCTCTGTCACTGTCCAAACCATCACCACGCTCCAAGAATGTTTCCTTCAGCGAAGGTTCCATACGAGACGACCATCAAAGCTCGCTTCCTAAAACACCAACATCACTGTCGAAGGAAATGTTTGTAGTGGTGGAAGATCTGCGCAATTCTTCCGAACTGAAGGGTGCATCACCGCGGGTAGCTGCAGCAGTCAATGCATCACCGAAAATgtcgcaaaagaaaagcacatTGGTGCAAAGCAATGCATCTCCTCAACGCGAAAATATGGACAGCGAGAATCAACCACTGAATGAGACCGTCATGAGCGCCAGTAAGGATAAAATGAATGATTCTACTACATCCATGATCGCCGCAGAGAACGACGAACGTTCCGAGGGAGCAACAACTGTACATGATGTCAGTGGAATCGATGTGCTAGATGCTGCTGTGAAAGACACGACGATCGCAACAGCGGTGGAAGCTAACGACACTGTTGTGAACGATAACAGTCGTATGGCGAATAAGTCGTTGTCggaggaaaacaaattttcaagcTCTTGGTCACAGTCGGTCCGACGTTCCGCTACGAAAGGTATCGATGAGTACAGCGTCCGCAAGCAGGAAGAACAGGCACGTCTCGAAGAGGAGAAAGCAACCCTGCAACAGGCTAGCTTGGATTCGTCGTTGAAAACTCGCTCGCCTGTAACTAAGCAACAGttgaaagaggaagaagacgaagaagaagaagaaacagtaGATTTGattgaagaagaggaagagacACGGCCACACAACGAGTTTGTCGACGATGAGGCGCTGGAAATGGAGGACTATCAATCGTGTGATTCAATGGACAGCGAGTTACGGAAGGAAATGGCAGAGAACGAAATTCCCGAGCAGGGCGAAGATTTGGGCAGCGAGGATACGGACGAAAACGATGAACCCGAAgacgaggatgatgatggtaacgACTCGTGGATTGTTTCCGACGGTGATGGAGAAGAAATGGAACCGATGGAAGAAGATGAACTGTTGCAAAGTTCAAATGACGATGAGGTACTGCCGGTGGTGGATGAAAGTGCAGGGTCCGCATCGAAACAACCGAACAAAGCTACTCGTCGTCGGCGACGTATTGTGGACCCGGTGGACGATAGCGATGAGGAAGAGAAGCCCGCGTCTCCGGCGAAGTCTCCTAAACGAAACACCGCAAACATCCGACGTTCAGCAACACCGGCTTTGAGcggcgaaaaagaaaatttaacacCAGTAGAGAAAACTGACACTTCCGACAGCAATGACGTCGTTAGACCGGTGGAGAAGACTACACCAAGCGTCAAATCCGCATCAATGGCAGCATCCGACGTTGGAGAGGAAAAGGAAACCCGCTTGGGTGTGCAGACAACTCCAACTGTCGGTATCAAATCACCAAAAAAAGTGGATTTGAAATCTCCATCTCCGGTTACTACGGTTACTCCGAAGAAAGCCGGCGACAAAAAAGAGGCTGTCTCGGTCTCTGATGTGGAACAGGATGCGAAAGATTGTTCTACGGTAATGTTTGAGGACGTCGATAAGAACGAAGAAACAGATCAACAAATCGGTGAGGAGGAAATGGAAATCGGCGATACATCCGCGTTGTCGACATCTCTGTCTAAATCGCCTAAAAAGCCCATTATGTCCCGCAAAAGCTTTCCCGCCAATGCTGAACACATGACAAAACCACAGGTCgccgttgttgctgctggtgcgcgTAAAAGCCTTCCTGCAAGCGCTAAACTATTAACTACTAATGAAAAGACCGACGCTGTGGAAAATGTGGAAGAAATCGATGATAATTCACAAGACGAACCTTCATCATCCCCGGAGCAGAAGAAGACACAAAATGAATCTTTGGCGGTGGAAGTTACGTTGGATCAACCGAAACCTGATGCGTCCAATGCTGGCCGGAAGTCAATGCCCCCCGTATCCCTCGTTTCGGCACAGTTTTACATCGGTGCAGCGAAAAAGCGAAACACTATCGCGGGAAGTGATACCAACGCGGTAACATCAACACCCAAACAGGTGGCAAAGGAATTGGCTTCCCCGGGAaagaataaaaaggaaaagaagacGGTAGCCGCCGACGGAACCTCGGTCGTACCTAATCCGTTCGCTCTTGCCAAGGGAGGCAAACTAAAGTCACGTGTTTCGTTGGATTCGAGTGTAGCGGCTGCGACAGGGCAGCAACAGGCTGCTAAAAAGGCTCGTCTCTCTCTGCCATCCCAACTGGGCAAAGAAGATTCACCATCACAGCCGGAGCCAGCTAGCCAGCAACCGGAACCGATGGAAGTGGACGATGTGGTACCGGATGAAGAAAATGATGTTGCGAATGGGGAAGAAGGTCAAGAATCGCAAACAGATGATGAAACGGCAgaagatgacgatgatgcAGTGCAGGAAGTGCAGTCGGATGAAAAGCATCGCACCAAAGTTCCAAAACCCAAACCGAAAGCTCTGGAGGATTACGATCTGGCCAACATATTGGTCCGTTGCAATGAGTTCGTGCGCGAGGACAAGGAGCGTAAAAAGCAGCTGGCGTCCGTTCTGCGCAAAAAGAAGGTAAGCTGTTTCTTCTTTGCTTTTTCATTTGGGATCGTCCATTTATAGCGTATCGGACCCGCTATGGGAGCCAACTTGGAGTTTCAGCGGGTTTCAAGCCAGCGCAACAATTTTAAACTATCTCTAAACAGCGTAAAACGTTTCTCACTAATTGCTCACATGCACATCGAAGCTGCTTCAAACTTTTAAATCCATAAAATCTCCGTACCGAGCCGAGCATTTGTACAGGTTCTGGTGAGAAAAGTTATACGGTAGACTAATGCAAAGATCTCCAAACTGCAACCAGCAAAAAGCTCTATGATGTGCTCCCTCGAGAACTTGTAACTATGTTTAATCAAAAACATCGCTCGATCGCATCAATCGATCGCCCTTTCTTTCCGAATGTTCTATTGCAGAAGTTCTATAAAACCTAGAAGTTAGCTTAAAAACCTTCCTTTATTTTATACACTTACAGTAGGTAAGATCAAATCATTACCACAGACGCTTTTTAGTAGGATATTAACACCGATCACAAGTATAGCTCCTTAAGGTCTAATTCGCCAATCTCGCGCTTTTCTGGAGCTACATTTATTGTGCCAACCATTTCGTTGAacttttatcatttttaaccagcaaaattaaaattaagctCAATGATAACAGATGAATAGAGGATCCGAGAATTCTTGGCAGGAACCTTGCATAGCATTATTTGGTGGATAATGGCTAAACCGAtctgtaattatttttaaatttaaatttccattGCATATCAGTTGTTAGCTTTGTGTTACGTTATAAATGAACGATAAGCAATACGGTCAGACCGTTCTTTatgaacaaagcaaaaaaatgaacgatacCTTTGATGTTTTTCAACCTAGTCGTTAACAGTTTGTTACTGCTTTTTACACGTTTtaggaagagaaaaagaagctgCGAGAGTTGGAGAAGCAGCAAGAACTGGAAGCGGCTAGAACCGCTGCTGTCAGCGCGCAGGCAGCCAATAAAGATGATCCAAACAGCACCAACGCTTCGACCGGCAACGATTCCACCGCTCAGGGTGAGGAGTcattgaagaagaagaaaaagcgaaaGCCGAAAAAGGTTAACTACGTCCTGGAGGAACTAGCTGAAACGAAGAAGGAACGCATGGAACAAGCCTTACGGCGCAAGCTGGAAGTGATCGAGCGTCGCAAACAGCGCAAAAAGGAGCGTCAACTCGAGAAAAAGATTCACCAAGATAAGGAGAATGGACACGACGGTGGTGGTAACGGTGCCATGGTGGCAGCTAGCGGCATTGGGGCTAAGCtggaaaaaatgaagaaaaagcaaaaatcaaaattggcgaagcaggagaaggaaaaatcgtCGGAACCACCAGTACGCGTCGCCCTTTCGGCGTTTGCAGTATTCAACGAAATTACTACCGCCAATAATCAAATGGAGTTGTCACGTCCTTCTGTTGCGACGAAAGAGGGAAAGCTAATCAAGGCCGACCACGCGCCTGCTGAAAAGAAGCAACAGCTTAAACCAGCGGAACAGGCAACCAAAACTGTGGACTCTGTTCAGAAGGCACCAACAGAAAGCCCCTATGCCAAGAAGAAACAGATTGTGG from Anopheles stephensi strain Indian chromosome 2, UCI_ANSTEP_V1.0, whole genome shotgun sequence includes the following:
- the LOC118507893 gene encoding titin homolog, which gives rise to MNQDEDVPTRVTRGALRRRSVDQEATPQKPAGAAVSVTPKKTNSTTKRSTALNAIQESDGGRPSTPIVGRTTRRRMSETIDTPTSLPNKLVQNLKEAESTSSEPGRRSRNTSLTEENLNELNATYEGNSTTLTTRSRTPARLRASHEALASIGSPQPVIGVRRSTRRNSITSDDGNSSVQSLPVTGSKLGPSVRALKDDTIIEEDDRDDRAESVSSDTSTRQTRAQSALSTVSLSAASPRSSPASPVLSIKGESTPPRVSKTPRVAITPLSLSKPSPRSKNVSFSEGSIRDDHQSSLPKTPTSLSKEMFVVVEDLRNSSELKGASPRVAAAVNASPKMSQKKSTLVQSNASPQRENMDSENQPLNETVMSASKDKMNDSTTSMIAAENDERSEGATTVHDVSGIDVLDAAVKDTTIATAVEANDTVVNDNSRMANKSLSEENKFSSSWSQSVRRSATKGIDEYSVRKQEEQARLEEEKATLQQASLDSSLKTRSPVTKQQLKEEEDEEEEETVDLIEEEEETRPHNEFVDDEALEMEDYQSCDSMDSELRKEMAENEIPEQGEDLGSEDTDENDEPEDEDDDGNDSWIVSDGDGEEMEPMEEDELLQSSNDDEVLPVVDESAGSASKQPNKATRRRRRIVDPVDDSDEEEKPASPAKSPKRNTANIRRSATPALSGEKENLTPVEKTDTSDSNDVVRPVEKTTPSVKSASMAASDVGEEKETRLGVQTTPTVGIKSPKKVDLKSPSPVTTVTPKKAGDKKEAVSVSDVEQDAKDCSTVMFEDVDKNEETDQQIGEEEMEIGDTSALSTSLSKSPKKPIMSRKSFPANAEHMTKPQVAVVAAGARKSLPASAKLLTTNEKTDAVENVEEIDDNSQDEPSSSPEQKKTQNESLAVEVTLDQPKPDASNAGRKSMPPVSLVSAQFYIGAAKKRNTIAGSDTNAVTSTPKQVAKELASPGKNKKEKKTVAADGTSVVPNPFALAKGGKLKSRVSLDSSVAAATGQQQAAKKARLSLPSQLGKEDSPSQPEPASQQPEPMEVDDVVPDEENDVANGEEGQESQTDDETAEDDDDAVQEVQSDEKHRTKVPKPKPKALEDYDLANILVRCNEFVREDKERKKQLASVLRKKKEEKKKLRELEKQQELEAARTAAVSAQAANKDDPNSTNASTGNDSTAQGEESLKKKKKRKPKKVNYVLEELAETKKERMEQALRRKLEVIERRKQRKKERQLEKKIHQDKENGHDGGGNGAMVAASGIGAKLEKMKKKQKSKLAKQEKEKSSEPPVRVALSAFAVFNEITTANNQMELSRPSVATKEGKLIKADHAPAEKKQQLKPAEQATKTVDSVQKAPTESPYAKKKQIVDEQLEEADRKMDASASDQSAASSSLSKDANKVSKKQKKKLAATTTSSKGPPKGESESRKEVVEVTAEPAEPTTKPEKAKEKKVKEQQVAELTSNEVDPGTVPKQKKSKKITENGESAPRKEIVEVIPAPAEPAAKVENPKVKKVKEQLAKFASHEADPGTVPKQKKTKKIKQMEAGEENLPSAMDNRSAEPETTGSNVKKGNKKLASQTSEPTAAVPAKKRKRDQLGDGSSLASTPRPAKHTKLRVLQRIESGGFFEESVTPDKVRAKRNFGFDERQATPAKQLGFRVSSLLPTGQDELRDIATSSKKPSKDGRKPSKFGDAVAAERNASLPLPVWTSSGVFLELDEGGSGERKKTQKSMPTSNAATETGYIQLKTQSNGDFSLKKLRSGPAADKPHRVDPATASQSLLNFKRQQLLEKTAHLRDKKKSHRV